From a region of the Streptomyces caniferus genome:
- a CDS encoding valine--tRNA ligase — protein sequence MTENTQQSNHSAPELPTQYTPADVEGPLYERWVERGYFEADEKSDKPPYTVVIPPPNVTGSLHLGHAFEHTLIDALTRRKRMQGYETLWQPGMDHAGIATQNVVERELAKEGVSRHDLGREAFVERVWQWKNESGGQISGQMRRLGDGVAWSRERFTMDEGLTKAVQTIFKRLYDDELIYRAERIINWCPRCLTAISDIEVEYQDDDGELVSIRYGEGDTSIVVATTRAETMLGDTAVAVHPEDERYAHLVGTEIELPLTGRRIPVVADEHVDPEFGTGAVKVTPAHDPNDFEIGRRHDLPNLAVLDERGVITAHGPFQGLDRFEARSAIVGALRAEGRIVAEKRPYTHSVGHCSRCKTTIEPRLSMQWWVKVGPLAKAAGDAVRDGKVAIHPKEMESRYFGWVDNLHDWCISRQLWWGHRIPVWYGPNGEVVCVGPDDEAPTGEGWTQDTDVLDTWFSSGLWPFSTLGWPEQTPSVEKFYPNSVLVTGYDILFFWVARMMMFGLYAMDGTPPFHTIALHGMVRDQFGKKMSKSFGNAVNPLDWMDSYGSDAVRFTLARGANPGVDVPIGEDWVQGSRNFANKIWNATRFALMNGATVEGELPPAEELSATDRWILSRLNSVVAEVDAYYDDYQFAKLSDTLFHFAWDEVFDWYVELSKTTFMAGGPAAEASRRVLGEVLDVTLRLLHPIVPFVTETLWTTLTGGESVVIADWPKAVAVAGADAPGGFRDAAAEREIETVQQVVTEVRRFRSDQGLQPGQKVPARLELSGTALAAHEAAMRSLLRLQPAGDDFSATASLPVAGATVALDLSGAIDVEAERKRLTKDLGAAEKEKAQATAKLGNEAFLAKAPEKVVDKIRGRLEAAEADIVRITAQLAALPKG from the coding sequence GTGACCGAGAACACTCAGCAGAGCAACCACAGCGCCCCCGAACTGCCGACTCAGTACACGCCGGCCGATGTAGAGGGGCCGCTGTACGAGCGCTGGGTAGAGCGGGGTTACTTCGAGGCGGACGAGAAGAGCGACAAGCCCCCGTACACCGTCGTCATTCCGCCGCCGAACGTCACCGGCTCCCTGCACCTGGGGCACGCCTTCGAGCACACGCTCATCGACGCCCTCACCCGCCGCAAGCGCATGCAGGGCTACGAGACGCTCTGGCAGCCCGGCATGGACCACGCCGGTATCGCCACCCAGAACGTCGTCGAGCGGGAGCTCGCCAAGGAGGGCGTCTCCCGGCACGACCTGGGCCGTGAGGCGTTCGTCGAGCGGGTCTGGCAGTGGAAGAACGAGTCCGGCGGACAGATCTCCGGCCAGATGCGGCGCCTGGGCGACGGCGTCGCCTGGTCGCGTGAGCGCTTCACGATGGACGAGGGCCTGACCAAGGCCGTCCAGACGATCTTCAAGCGGCTCTACGACGACGAGTTGATCTACCGCGCCGAGCGCATCATCAACTGGTGCCCGCGCTGTCTGACCGCGATCTCGGACATCGAGGTCGAGTACCAGGACGACGACGGCGAGCTGGTCTCCATCCGGTACGGCGAGGGCGACACCTCCATCGTCGTGGCGACGACGCGGGCCGAGACGATGCTCGGCGACACCGCGGTCGCCGTCCACCCGGAGGACGAGCGCTACGCCCATCTCGTCGGCACCGAGATCGAGTTGCCGCTGACCGGCCGCCGGATCCCGGTCGTCGCCGACGAGCACGTCGACCCGGAGTTCGGCACCGGCGCGGTCAAGGTCACCCCGGCGCACGACCCCAACGACTTCGAGATCGGCCGTCGGCACGACCTGCCGAACCTCGCGGTGCTCGACGAGCGCGGCGTCATCACGGCGCACGGCCCCTTCCAGGGCCTGGACCGCTTCGAGGCCCGTTCCGCGATCGTCGGCGCGCTGCGCGCCGAGGGCCGGATCGTCGCCGAGAAGCGCCCGTACACGCACTCCGTCGGGCACTGCTCGCGCTGCAAGACCACCATCGAGCCGCGGCTGTCGATGCAGTGGTGGGTCAAGGTCGGCCCGCTGGCGAAGGCCGCGGGCGACGCGGTCCGTGACGGCAAGGTCGCGATCCACCCCAAGGAGATGGAGTCCCGCTACTTCGGCTGGGTCGACAACCTCCACGACTGGTGCATCTCGCGGCAGCTGTGGTGGGGCCACCGGATCCCCGTCTGGTACGGCCCGAACGGCGAGGTCGTCTGCGTCGGACCGGACGACGAGGCGCCCACCGGCGAGGGCTGGACCCAGGACACCGACGTCCTGGACACCTGGTTCTCCTCCGGGCTGTGGCCGTTCTCCACGCTCGGCTGGCCCGAGCAGACCCCGAGCGTCGAGAAGTTCTACCCGAACTCCGTCCTGGTCACCGGCTACGACATCCTCTTCTTCTGGGTCGCCCGGATGATGATGTTCGGGCTGTACGCGATGGACGGCACCCCGCCGTTCCACACCATCGCGCTGCACGGCATGGTCCGCGACCAGTTCGGCAAGAAGATGTCGAAGTCCTTCGGCAACGCGGTCAACCCGCTGGACTGGATGGACTCCTACGGTTCCGACGCCGTCCGGTTCACGCTGGCGCGGGGGGCCAACCCCGGCGTCGACGTCCCGATCGGCGAGGACTGGGTCCAGGGGTCCCGCAACTTCGCCAACAAGATCTGGAACGCCACCCGCTTCGCGCTGATGAACGGTGCGACGGTGGAGGGCGAACTCCCGCCCGCCGAGGAGCTGTCGGCGACCGACCGGTGGATCCTGTCCCGGCTGAACTCGGTCGTCGCCGAGGTCGACGCGTACTACGACGACTACCAGTTCGCGAAGCTGTCGGACACCCTCTTCCACTTCGCCTGGGACGAGGTCTTCGACTGGTACGTCGAGCTGTCCAAGACGACGTTCATGGCGGGCGGCCCGGCCGCCGAGGCCTCGCGCCGGGTGCTGGGCGAGGTCCTGGACGTCACGCTGCGGCTGCTGCACCCGATCGTCCCGTTCGTCACCGAGACCCTGTGGACGACGCTGACCGGCGGTGAGTCGGTCGTGATCGCCGACTGGCCGAAGGCCGTGGCCGTCGCAGGGGCCGACGCCCCGGGCGGCTTCCGGGACGCGGCGGCGGAGCGGGAGATCGAGACCGTCCAGCAGGTCGTGACCGAGGTCCGCCGCTTCCGCTCCGACCAGGGGCTGCAGCCGGGCCAGAAGGTCCCGGCGCGACTGGAGCTGTCCGGTACGGCGCTGGCCGCGCACGAGGCCGCGATGCGCTCGCTGCTGCGGCTGCAGCCGGCCGGTGACGATTTCAGCGCCACCGCCTCGCTGCCGGTCGCGGGCGCGACCGTCGCACTGGACCTGTCCGGTGCCATCGACGTCGAGGCCGAGCGCAAGCGGCTGACGAAGGACCTGGGCGCCGCCGAGAAGGAGAAGGCGCAGGCCACCGCCAAGCTCGGCAACGAGGCGTTCCTCGCCAAGGCGCCGGAGAAGGTCGTGGACAAGATCCGCGGCCGGCTGGAGGCCGCGGAGGCGGACATCGTCCGGATCACCGCGCAGCTGGCGGCCCTGCCCAAGGGGTAG